One part of the Microlunatus elymi genome encodes these proteins:
- the alr gene encoding alanine racemase has protein sequence MTSDRTAGIAARTASAEVDLAAFRRNVRRLHDHVGDVSIMVVVKADGYGHGMINCAAAARAAGAAWVGTATPTEALALRASGDRGRLLCWLYGPDEDLEPVVAADIDLTVHSPEQLASVVAAAAAIKTTARVQLKVDTGLSRNGSPMRDWPDLCAEAADAERAGAVAVTGIWSHFAAADEPGHPSVARQQQAFAEALTVSQQAGLTPEVRHLANSAGAITLPEARYDLVRLGIGCYGIEPVPGQAVAAGLELEPVMTLRAQLVNVKPLAAGEGVSYGHTWIADHDTVVGLVPLGYGDGIPVHASNRAEVQVGGRRAPIRGRVCMDQFVVDLGPDAEDQIGDEVIIFSGADRGPTAQDWAQACDTIGYEIVTRIGARVPRRIVADHDHDPQAGNR, from the coding sequence ATGACCTCCGATCGGACCGCGGGGATCGCCGCCCGGACAGCCAGTGCGGAGGTTGATCTCGCTGCCTTCCGGCGCAACGTTCGCCGGCTTCATGATCACGTCGGAGACGTGTCGATCATGGTTGTGGTCAAGGCCGACGGGTACGGCCACGGCATGATCAACTGTGCTGCCGCAGCCCGGGCCGCGGGCGCAGCCTGGGTCGGCACCGCGACGCCGACGGAGGCGCTGGCGCTGCGCGCGTCGGGAGACCGCGGGCGGCTGCTGTGCTGGCTGTACGGTCCGGACGAGGATCTGGAACCGGTCGTCGCGGCGGACATCGACCTCACCGTGCACAGCCCGGAGCAGCTGGCCTCGGTGGTCGCCGCGGCTGCCGCGATCAAGACCACTGCGCGGGTCCAGCTCAAGGTCGACACCGGGCTGTCCCGGAACGGATCGCCGATGCGGGACTGGCCCGATCTCTGTGCCGAGGCCGCCGACGCGGAACGAGCCGGCGCCGTGGCTGTCACCGGCATCTGGTCGCACTTCGCGGCCGCCGACGAGCCCGGGCATCCGTCCGTCGCCCGGCAGCAGCAGGCCTTCGCCGAGGCGCTCACCGTTTCCCAGCAGGCCGGGCTGACGCCGGAGGTCAGGCATCTGGCCAACTCCGCGGGTGCGATCACGTTGCCCGAGGCCCGCTACGACCTGGTCCGGCTGGGCATCGGCTGCTACGGCATCGAGCCCGTTCCCGGGCAGGCCGTGGCCGCCGGGCTGGAACTCGAGCCGGTGATGACGCTGCGGGCGCAACTGGTCAACGTGAAGCCGCTCGCCGCGGGCGAGGGGGTCTCGTACGGTCACACCTGGATCGCCGACCACGACACGGTGGTCGGACTGGTGCCGTTGGGCTACGGCGACGGCATTCCGGTGCACGCCAGCAACCGGGCCGAGGTTCAGGTCGGCGGCCGCCGCGCGCCGATCCGCGGCCGGGTCTGCATGGACCAGTTCGTTGTTGATCTTGGACCGGATGCCGAGGACCAGATCGGCGACGAAGTGATCATCTTCTCCGGCGCGGACCGCGGCCCGACTGCTCAGGACTGGGCGCAGGCCTGCGACACCATCGGCTACGAGATCGTCACCAGGATCGGCGCCCGGGTGCCGCG